In one Merismopedia glauca CCAP 1448/3 genomic region, the following are encoded:
- a CDS encoding alpha/beta fold hydrolase has product MQASTTVLASTWQHQYIKTNDIKLHCVTQGEGELLILLHGFPEFWYSWRHQIQALSRYFKVVVPDLRGYNYSDKPSNGYDIDTLTADVRGVIASFGYTKAYVVGHDLGGAIAWNLAQKFPHLVQRLAILNAPHPQKVFGDLSTNLEQLAKSWYILAFQIPGLPEWLIQQNLANFVKEVFRGQAVRKGAFTGEDHQIYQEALSRPGVLSAALNYYRQLLSPRQSLAWWGEKNQPITVPTLVLWGQEDAFWGKKLLEGLEKLVLAPFELKVIPDCGHWIQQEVPQIVNRELLKFFRPSK; this is encoded by the coding sequence ATGCAAGCAAGCACCACGGTTTTAGCGTCAACTTGGCAACATCAATATATCAAAACTAACGATATCAAGCTGCACTGTGTGACTCAAGGAGAAGGAGAGTTACTCATACTCTTACATGGTTTTCCTGAGTTTTGGTATTCTTGGCGACACCAAATTCAAGCTCTGAGTCGCTATTTTAAAGTTGTAGTTCCAGATCTCAGGGGTTATAATTACTCCGATAAGCCCTCTAACGGTTATGACATCGATACTTTGACTGCCGATGTCCGAGGGGTAATTGCTAGTTTTGGGTATACGAAAGCCTATGTGGTAGGTCACGACTTGGGGGGAGCGATCGCCTGGAATTTAGCCCAGAAATTCCCTCACCTGGTGCAGCGCTTAGCAATTTTAAACGCTCCTCACCCACAAAAGGTTTTTGGAGATTTAAGCACCAATCTGGAGCAGTTAGCCAAAAGTTGGTATATTTTGGCGTTTCAGATTCCTGGTTTGCCAGAATGGCTGATTCAGCAAAACCTAGCTAATTTTGTCAAAGAAGTGTTTCGGGGACAAGCCGTCAGAAAAGGGGCATTTACTGGCGAAGATCACCAAATTTACCAAGAAGCATTATCAAGACCGGGGGTTTTATCCGCCGCTCTGAATTACTATCGCCAATTACTATCGCCACGCCAGAGTTTGGCTTGGTGGGGAGAAAAGAATCAACCTATCACCGTACCGACATTAGTTTTGTGGGGACAGGAAGATGCTTTTTGGGGCAAAAAGTTGTTAGAAGGCTTAGAAAAACTGGTTCTAGCACCTTTTGAACTCAAGGTGATCCCCGATTGCGGTCATTGGATTCAACAGGAGGTTCCCCAAATTGTCAATCGGGAGCTATTAAAATTCTTTAGACCGAGCAAGTAG